From endosymbiont of Galathealinum brachiosum, one genomic window encodes:
- a CDS encoding methylamine utilization protein MauG, with translation MALSVSAQAGLTPEQMLGSALYQDTNLSLNKNQSCASCHSLGTVKTFNGKTVAAGFVDPENVATGSATSRGSVAGKFGGLNSPSAGYAAFSPSFHFDETEGLWVGGQFWNGRSATLEDQAKGPFLNPLEMAMPSRWAVISEIKNNKRYMNAFQKVYGFDLKDVPSNPLAASDDSAPQAVFDAYDLVASAIANFERSRKFNAFDSKFDFVTAGATTFSDQEARGMALFAGKAQCSLCHVMDPATGPDGNVYPAVFTDFTYDNIGVPRNHSIAGNPGPDNGLAATTGDAGDAGKHKVMSLRNIAVTAPYAHNSYFATLEEIVHFYNTRDVASEGWANAEVPVNVNNGELGNLGLTDAEEADVVAFLKTLTDNYPAWGMDPNVPEGTPSPW, from the coding sequence ATGGCATTAAGTGTATCTGCTCAAGCAGGATTAACGCCTGAGCAAATGCTAGGCAGCGCTTTATATCAGGATACAAACTTATCGCTTAATAAAAATCAGTCATGTGCCAGTTGCCATAGTTTGGGTACGGTAAAAACATTTAATGGTAAAACAGTAGCGGCAGGTTTTGTTGATCCTGAAAATGTGGCAACAGGTTCTGCCACTTCTCGAGGTTCAGTTGCCGGTAAATTTGGAGGATTGAACTCCCCAAGCGCAGGTTATGCGGCATTTAGTCCAAGCTTCCATTTTGATGAAACTGAAGGTTTATGGGTTGGCGGTCAATTCTGGAATGGTCGTTCTGCAACTCTGGAAGATCAGGCAAAAGGTCCATTTTTGAATCCGCTAGAAATGGCTATGCCGAGTCGTTGGGCGGTTATTTCTGAGATTAAAAATAACAAACGTTATATGAATGCTTTTCAAAAAGTATATGGCTTTGATTTAAAGGATGTTCCATCTAATCCGTTAGCTGCTTCAGATGATAGTGCTCCTCAGGCAGTATTTGATGCTTATGATTTAGTGGCATCAGCAATTGCGAATTTTGAAAGAAGTCGTAAATTTAATGCCTTTGACTCTAAGTTTGATTTCGTAACGGCAGGTGCAACGACCTTTAGTGATCAAGAGGCGCGTGGTATGGCGTTGTTCGCAGGTAAAGCACAGTGTTCGCTTTGTCATGTAATGGATCCTGCAACAGGCCCGGATGGAAATGTTTACCCAGCAGTATTCACTGACTTCACATACGATAATATCGGTGTACCACGCAATCACAGTATCGCAGGTAACCCAGGCCCAGACAACGGGCTTGCTGCAACTACGGGTGATGCTGGTGATGCGGGTAAGCACAAAGTAATGAGCTTACGTAATATTGCTGTTACTGCACCATATGCACATAACAGCTACTTCGCAACACTGGAAGAAATTGTGCATTTTTACAATACTCGTGATGTTGCATCTGAAGGATGGGCAAATGCTGAGGTACCTGTTAACGTGAACAACGGTGAACTTGGTAACTTAGGTTTAACTGACGCTGAAGAAGCTGATGTTGTTGCTTTCCTGAAAACATTAACGGATAACTATCCAGCGTGGGGTATGGATCCAAATGTTCCTGAAGGCACGCCATCTCCCTGGTAG
- a CDS encoding efflux transporter periplasmic adaptor subunit: protein MDEAAKNMMPPPETVTAMQVEDKQWEQTIITTATVTAVQGVTVSAEIGGRVTQINFKSGTIANKGDVLIRLDTASEDAQLAAAEASSVLAEASLTRVRQLSKQKLTSQDALDAAEAKVKQTIAQEHNMRALIAKKTIRAPFSGRLGLRQINLGQILREGDAIVSLHTLDPIYVDFSIPQKILLSLKPDLEVRVTVDAAPDVIFTGKILASNPDVDLVTRSVRVRAKVANPDEALRAGMFANVTVVMPEKQSVLPIITTAIAYATFGDSVFVIEEQKNEQTGKTEKVLRQQFVQLGQTQGDFVNVIDGLKAGESIVTSGVFKLRSGMKVIIDNTLAPEPSLDPHPSNS, encoded by the coding sequence ATGGACGAGGCCGCCAAAAACATGATGCCACCGCCTGAAACGGTTACGGCTATGCAGGTTGAGGATAAACAGTGGGAGCAAACCATTATTACCACGGCAACCGTAACAGCTGTACAGGGTGTTACGGTAAGTGCTGAAATCGGTGGCAGGGTGACACAGATTAATTTTAAATCAGGTACCATCGCTAACAAAGGTGATGTGTTAATCCGACTTGATACTGCAAGCGAAGATGCACAACTTGCTGCTGCAGAAGCCTCATCTGTACTTGCCGAAGCAAGCCTCACCCGAGTACGTCAACTCAGCAAACAAAAATTAACCTCACAAGATGCCCTCGATGCTGCAGAAGCGAAAGTGAAACAAACTATCGCGCAAGAACATAACATGCGAGCACTGATTGCAAAGAAAACCATACGAGCACCCTTCTCAGGCAGACTGGGATTACGCCAGATTAACCTCGGGCAAATTTTACGTGAGGGCGATGCCATTGTGTCCCTGCATACCCTCGACCCAATCTATGTCGATTTTTCAATACCGCAGAAAATACTGCTGAGTTTAAAACCGGATCTGGAAGTAAGGGTAACCGTTGATGCTGCACCTGACGTTATTTTTACCGGTAAAATACTTGCCAGCAACCCTGATGTGGATCTTGTAACCCGCAGTGTAAGAGTGCGCGCAAAAGTCGCCAACCCTGATGAAGCTTTACGAGCCGGTATGTTTGCCAACGTCACCGTGGTTATGCCAGAAAAGCAGTCGGTATTACCCATTATTACAACTGCTATTGCCTATGCCACTTTTGGTGATTCTGTTTTTGTAATAGAAGAGCAGAAAAACGAACAAACCGGTAAAACTGAAAAAGTATTACGCCAACAGTTTGTGCAACTGGGTCAGACACAGGGTGATTTTGTTAATGTTATCGACGGCCTGAAAGCGGGCGAAAGCATTGTCACCAGCGGTGTATTTAAACTTCGCAGCGGCATGAAAGTCATCATTGATAATACGCTGGCACCTGAACCCAGTCTCGACCCACATCCGTCAAATTCCTGA
- a CDS encoding multidrug efflux protein: protein MSNVFTDLFIRRPVLAIVVNLIILIAGFSAWNSLSVRQYPLSENAAVQISTIYVGASAELVRGFITTPLERAISSAEGIDYVESKSLQGISIITARLKINYDSTKALADISSKVDQVRNDLPIEAQVPAISVQSADSEFAAAYLSFSSDILSQEQITDYLDRVVQPRLAAVTGVQRIEIFGARTFAMRIWLKPERMAALGISPSQVQQALAANNYLAAIGSTKGALVQTRLAANTDLHSANEFRRLVIYQKDDIIVRLQDIADVELGSEDYDTLVRYSGQTAVFAGVFPQPNANIIDVIDGVRIELDKMQQDLPSGLDASIGYDSSAYVSDAIHEVTNTLIDTLLIVIVVIFLFLGSFRSVLIPVMAIPVSLIGGIFLMQMFGFTLNLLTLLAIVLSVGLVVDDAIVVVENVERHLREGRTPHEAAMLGARELVAPVIAMTMTLVAVYIPIGLQGGLTGALFREFAFTLAGAVTISGIVALTLSPTMSANLLRSAEDEERGLTGWLNHRFDRIRIVYGHTLGTTLAARPAIYLVWIVISLCTIPMFIMSPNELAPSEDQSVLFGIINTPANVTTDQNAVYSKAAEDVMLKVPETALTFQLLFPPSIGATIGADGFSGMVVKPWAERDRTVNQMLPGVQTEVSKIPGIQVFMTTPPALPGGSNFPVEFLITSTADSEQLLEIAKNLQQKAMESGLFAFPPIIDMKLDQPQSTVTFDRDKLAALGLNLSQVGADLGVATGGNFVNRFNMDGRSYKVIPQVQREARLNSEQLREIYVPAENGQMVPLSAVTHIEHDVVARSLNRFQQLNAVKLSGVTTRTLDEALTFLEETATEILPPGYSFDYTGESRQLRTEGNKFIPAFSLAILLIFLVLAVQFNSFRDPLVILAGSVPLAMFGALIFTVLKIPDPNTPYWTNGWTTTMNIYAQVGLVTLVGLIAKNGILIVEFANKLQLQGVSKIDAIHDAAMTRLRPVLMTSVATVAGHFPLILVTGAGAAARNSIGLVLVGGMAIGTLFTLFVIPSLYVLIAKDRSTK, encoded by the coding sequence ATGAGTAATGTCTTTACTGATCTATTTATTCGGCGCCCGGTGTTAGCAATTGTGGTTAACCTTATTATTCTCATCGCCGGGTTTAGTGCATGGAATTCACTTAGCGTACGCCAGTATCCACTCAGCGAAAATGCAGCCGTACAAATTTCTACTATTTATGTGGGTGCCAGCGCAGAGTTAGTGCGTGGTTTTATCACAACACCTCTTGAGCGAGCCATTAGCTCGGCCGAAGGCATCGATTATGTCGAATCAAAAAGTTTGCAGGGCATCTCAATTATTACGGCCCGGCTCAAGATTAATTATGACTCAACCAAGGCACTGGCCGATATTTCATCTAAAGTTGATCAGGTGCGAAATGACCTGCCCATCGAGGCTCAGGTTCCCGCTATCAGCGTGCAGTCGGCAGACTCGGAGTTCGCCGCGGCTTACCTGAGTTTCTCTTCTGATATTCTTTCCCAGGAGCAGATAACCGACTATCTAGACCGTGTAGTACAACCGCGTCTGGCCGCCGTCACGGGGGTGCAACGCATCGAAATATTTGGCGCCCGTACTTTTGCTATGCGCATCTGGCTCAAGCCAGAACGCATGGCCGCACTGGGCATCAGCCCTTCTCAGGTTCAACAGGCTCTTGCTGCCAACAACTATCTGGCAGCAATCGGCAGCACCAAAGGCGCACTGGTACAAACCCGTCTGGCCGCCAATACCGATCTGCACAGCGCCAATGAATTCCGCCGTCTTGTTATCTATCAGAAAGATGACATTATCGTGCGCCTGCAGGATATTGCAGATGTGGAACTGGGCTCTGAAGACTATGACACACTGGTGCGCTACTCAGGGCAGACAGCGGTATTTGCAGGCGTTTTCCCACAGCCCAATGCCAACATTATCGATGTAATCGACGGTGTGCGCATCGAACTCGACAAGATGCAACAGGACTTGCCCTCCGGTCTCGATGCCAGCATCGGTTACGATTCATCGGCTTATGTCAGTGATGCTATCCACGAGGTAACTAACACCTTAATCGACACACTACTAATCGTCATTGTTGTGATCTTCCTGTTCCTCGGCTCATTTCGTTCAGTACTGATTCCAGTGATGGCAATTCCGGTTTCCCTTATTGGCGGCATCTTTTTAATGCAGATGTTTGGTTTTACACTCAACCTGCTAACACTGCTCGCCATCGTACTTTCGGTCGGTCTGGTTGTTGACGATGCTATTGTTGTAGTTGAAAACGTCGAACGACATCTGCGCGAAGGTCGCACACCACATGAAGCGGCCATGCTCGGTGCACGCGAACTGGTTGCACCGGTTATCGCAATGACAATGACACTGGTTGCTGTGTACATTCCTATCGGTTTGCAGGGCGGATTAACCGGTGCACTGTTTCGCGAATTTGCATTTACCTTAGCCGGTGCCGTCACCATATCCGGCATCGTTGCACTCACCCTGTCACCCACTATGTCAGCCAATTTACTGCGCAGTGCTGAAGATGAAGAGCGCGGCCTAACTGGCTGGCTCAACCATCGTTTCGATCGAATACGTATCGTTTATGGTCATACCCTTGGCACCACCCTCGCTGCTCGCCCCGCGATCTATCTGGTGTGGATTGTCATCAGCCTGTGCACCATTCCGATGTTCATTATGTCACCGAATGAACTGGCGCCATCAGAAGATCAAAGTGTGTTATTCGGCATTATCAACACACCGGCTAATGTCACCACAGATCAAAATGCAGTTTATTCAAAAGCCGCCGAAGATGTGATGCTCAAGGTGCCAGAAACTGCACTCACCTTCCAGCTTCTATTTCCGCCATCAATTGGTGCCACCATTGGTGCCGACGGTTTTAGCGGCATGGTTGTAAAACCCTGGGCCGAACGCGACCGAACGGTCAATCAAATGCTACCCGGTGTGCAAACCGAAGTTTCAAAGATACCGGGTATTCAGGTGTTTATGACAACACCTCCGGCATTACCTGGCGGCAGCAACTTCCCGGTTGAGTTTTTAATTACCTCAACCGCTGACTCGGAACAACTACTTGAAATTGCCAAAAACCTGCAACAGAAAGCAATGGAAAGTGGGCTTTTTGCCTTCCCGCCTATTATTGATATGAAACTTGATCAACCTCAGTCCACGGTTACATTTGACCGCGACAAACTTGCCGCGCTAGGGCTTAACTTATCTCAGGTCGGTGCCGACCTGGGTGTTGCTACGGGTGGTAATTTTGTAAATCGCTTTAATATGGACGGGCGCAGTTACAAAGTCATTCCACAGGTACAACGTGAAGCCCGCCTCAACAGTGAACAATTACGCGAAATTTATGTACCCGCAGAAAATGGCCAGATGGTGCCGTTGTCAGCGGTTACTCATATCGAACACGACGTAGTTGCCCGCTCACTAAATCGCTTTCAACAACTTAATGCGGTAAAACTTTCAGGTGTAACCACCCGCACCCTGGATGAAGCTCTCACTTTTCTGGAAGAGACCGCGACAGAAATTTTGCCACCGGGTTACAGCTTCGACTACACCGGTGAGTCACGCCAGTTACGCACCGAGGGTAATAAATTTATCCCCGCTTTTTCACTCGCAATACTATTAATTTTTCTGGTGCTGGCGGTGCAGTTCAACTCATTTCGTGACCCGCTCGTTATCCTCGCGGGTTCAGTTCCGCTAGCAATGTTCGGTGCGTTAATATTTACCGTGTTAAAAATACCCGACCCAAACACCCCGTACTGGACAAATGGCTGGACCACCACAATGAACATCTACGCTCAGGTCGGTCTCGTTACACTGGTAGGTCTAATCGCCAAAAACGGTATTCTTATTGTTGAGTTCGCCAATAAATTACAACTACAGGGCGTAAGTAAAATAGATGCAATACACGATGCTGCAATGACACGCCTGCGCCCGGTATTGATGACCAGCGTAGCAACCGTCGCAGGTCACTTCCCGCTGATACTGGTAACCGGCGCCGGTGCCGCAGCAAGAAACTCCATCGGCCTGGTGTTAGTTGGCGGCATGGCAATCGGCACCCTGTTCACACTTTTTGTAATACCATCGTTGTATGTGTTAATAGCCAAAGATAGAAGCACTAAGTAA
- a CDS encoding glycosyltransferase, with translation MTKKALIIGYVWPEPDSSAAGRHMMSILRLFKKQNWHVEFATPSQPTDHMIDLTNEGISSQNINLNCDSFDTYICQYKPDIVMFDRFMMEEQFGWRIDKFCPDALKILDTEDLQCLRHARHQAYKGGRELTQADLFNDIAKREIAAILRCDISLIISSFEMDLLVNTFNVNVNLLHHLPFMVELNACPTRTLPFSSRKHFMTIGNFRHAPNWDAVLYLQTIWPLIRKKIPDAELHIYGSYPPPKATALNNPKTGFLIKGWTKDAYSAIQKSRICLAPIRFGAGIKGKLLDAMIMQTPSITTTTGSEGMHNQETWPGFVTDDLTEFVDSAVDLYNNEDKWIDAQTHAKQLLYSRYDGLKLGKNLISRINEIESSLSEHRLNNFTGAMLKHHSMMSTKYMSQWISEKNKKNKTNA, from the coding sequence ATGACCAAAAAAGCATTAATTATTGGATATGTATGGCCAGAACCGGATTCGTCTGCTGCTGGCAGACATATGATGTCAATTTTGCGCCTGTTTAAAAAACAAAATTGGCACGTCGAATTTGCAACACCCTCTCAACCAACAGATCACATGATTGACCTAACTAATGAAGGTATATCAAGTCAGAATATAAATCTGAACTGTGACAGTTTTGACACTTACATTTGCCAATATAAACCAGACATTGTTATGTTTGATCGATTTATGATGGAAGAACAATTTGGTTGGAGAATAGATAAATTTTGCCCTGATGCATTAAAAATACTGGATACTGAAGACCTCCAGTGTTTACGCCATGCCAGGCATCAGGCATATAAAGGTGGACGTGAACTTACACAAGCAGATTTGTTTAACGATATCGCCAAACGCGAGATAGCTGCCATATTACGCTGCGACATTTCTTTAATCATTTCATCTTTCGAAATGGATTTATTAGTCAATACTTTTAATGTAAATGTAAACTTACTTCATCACCTTCCATTTATGGTTGAGCTGAATGCCTGCCCGACCAGAACGCTGCCATTTTCCTCAAGAAAACATTTTATGACCATAGGAAATTTTAGACATGCTCCAAACTGGGATGCTGTTTTATATTTACAAACCATTTGGCCTCTAATTCGAAAAAAAATACCTGACGCTGAATTACATATCTATGGTTCTTACCCACCGCCTAAAGCAACAGCTTTAAATAATCCTAAAACCGGATTTTTGATTAAAGGCTGGACTAAAGATGCATACTCAGCCATTCAAAAATCGCGTATCTGTTTAGCGCCTATTAGATTTGGTGCCGGAATTAAAGGGAAATTATTAGATGCCATGATCATGCAAACACCAAGCATCACAACGACAACGGGAAGTGAAGGCATGCATAACCAGGAAACCTGGCCCGGTTTCGTTACGGATGACTTGACCGAGTTTGTCGATTCAGCTGTTGATTTATATAATAATGAAGATAAATGGATAGATGCTCAGACACATGCAAAACAATTATTATATTCTCGATATGACGGTCTTAAATTAGGTAAAAACCTTATATCTAGAATTAATGAAATTGAATCCAGTTTATCTGAACATAGATTAAACAATTTTACAGGCGCAATGCTTAAACATCATTCAATGATGAGCACTAAATACATGTCACAATGGATATCTGAAAAAAATAAAAAAAATAAGACTAATGCATGA
- a CDS encoding glutathione-disulfide reductase: MSDKYDYDLIAIGAGSGGLSVAERAAAYGMKCAVVESGKMGGTCVNVGCVPKKIMWFGANLAHAMSDAKDYGFDIDNKGFDWGHLVKKRENYISGINNWYHNYLADSNVDELVGFASFVDEHTVDIDGKQFTANHIMVSPGTTPSVPDIKGAELGITSDGFFELTERPKRVAIIGSGYIAVELAGVLNALGSEVCMYLRKEHLLRSFDAMLRETLLEEMLDQGVNIMPSTQIKEIVKEEDGTLSLCDDKGNKNTGYDQLIWAIGRHPNTQGMNLDAVNLQIDEQGYIVTDIYQKTNIDNIFALGDVTGRAPLTPVAIAAGRRLADRLYNNQTDRHLDYKLIATVVFSHPPIGTVGLTEGEARKEHGSAVKIYQTRFTAMYNSMTSHEVPTAMKLVCIGAQEKVVGCHIIGPGSDEMLQGFAVAMRMGATKKDFDDTVAIHPTSSEELVTMR; this comes from the coding sequence ATGTCAGATAAATACGATTACGATTTAATTGCAATTGGTGCGGGTAGCGGTGGTTTATCTGTGGCAGAGCGAGCAGCGGCATACGGCATGAAGTGCGCAGTTGTTGAGAGCGGAAAAATGGGCGGAACCTGTGTGAATGTGGGCTGCGTGCCTAAGAAAATAATGTGGTTTGGAGCTAACCTGGCTCATGCGATGAGCGATGCTAAAGATTATGGCTTTGATATTGATAATAAAGGTTTTGACTGGGGGCACCTTGTTAAAAAGCGAGAAAATTACATTTCAGGTATAAATAACTGGTATCACAACTATCTTGCTGACTCGAATGTTGATGAACTGGTTGGCTTTGCTTCTTTTGTAGATGAGCATACCGTTGATATCGATGGTAAGCAGTTTACAGCAAATCACATTATGGTTTCTCCCGGAACAACTCCAAGCGTGCCGGATATAAAAGGTGCAGAGCTGGGTATTACATCTGATGGCTTTTTTGAGCTAACTGAACGCCCAAAAAGGGTGGCAATTATTGGTTCGGGTTATATTGCTGTGGAGCTTGCCGGTGTTTTAAATGCACTAGGCAGTGAAGTTTGTATGTATCTGCGTAAAGAACATTTATTGCGTTCATTTGATGCCATGTTACGTGAAACCTTACTAGAAGAAATGCTGGATCAGGGCGTAAATATCATGCCGAGCACTCAAATTAAGGAAATCGTTAAAGAAGAAGATGGCACATTATCTTTATGTGATGATAAAGGAAATAAAAATACCGGTTATGACCAGTTAATCTGGGCAATTGGTCGTCATCCGAATACGCAGGGCATGAATCTAGATGCGGTGAATTTACAGATTGATGAACAGGGTTATATTGTTACGGATATCTATCAGAAAACAAATATTGATAATATTTTTGCATTGGGCGATGTGACTGGACGCGCACCCTTAACGCCTGTTGCTATTGCGGCAGGACGCCGTCTTGCAGACAGGCTTTATAATAATCAAACAGATCGTCACCTGGATTATAAGTTGATAGCTACTGTTGTGTTCAGTCACCCGCCAATTGGTACGGTTGGATTAACGGAAGGTGAAGCGAGAAAAGAACATGGTAGTGCGGTGAAAATATATCAAACACGTTTTACTGCTATGTATAATTCGATGACAAGCCATGAAGTGCCGACTGCGATGAAACTTGTATGTATAGGCGCTCAGGAAAAAGTAGTTGGTTGTCATATAATCGGCCCGGGATCAGATGAAATGTTACAGGGTTTTGCTGTGGCCATGCGCATGGGGGCTACTAAAAAAGACTTTGATGATACAGTGGCTATTCATCCAACCAGTTCTGAAGAGCTGGTTACAATGCGTTAA
- the ubiA gene encoding 4-hydroxybenzoate octaprenyltransferase (catalyzes the conversion of 4-Hydroxybenzoate into 3-octaprenyl-4-hydroxybenzoate, as part of the ubiquinone biosynthesis pathway): protein MLLFNKLKKLNSSSGYQHLLDRLEQYSLLIRLDRPIGVYLLLWPTLWALWIAAKGMPDALVLFVFMTGVFLMRSAGCAINDFADRDIDPHVERTKDRPLAAGRVTSKETLAVFATLSITAFALVLLMNPLTIYMSFVGIALAASYPFAKRFHYMPQVHLGIAFGWAAPMAFTAQANEITAITWLIFMATILWATAYDTMYAMADREDDLQIGVKSTAILFGDADKLIVGLLQVLLIFDLVLIGSSSNLGLYYYIGLAAASGLAIYQQYLIKDRDRQKCIQAFVNNNWFGLCIFMGLFVDYYKA from the coding sequence ATGTTGTTATTCAATAAACTCAAAAAACTAAACTCATCATCAGGATACCAGCACCTGCTCGACCGACTTGAACAATACAGCCTTCTCATTCGACTGGACCGCCCTATAGGCGTTTACCTGTTACTCTGGCCCACGCTCTGGGCATTGTGGATTGCTGCTAAAGGCATGCCCGATGCGCTGGTATTATTCGTATTTATGACCGGCGTTTTTTTAATGCGTTCCGCGGGCTGTGCTATTAATGACTTTGCAGACCGGGATATTGACCCCCATGTTGAACGCACCAAAGATCGCCCATTAGCCGCAGGGCGCGTTACCAGCAAAGAAACATTAGCCGTATTTGCCACACTATCAATAACCGCTTTTGCGCTTGTTCTATTAATGAACCCCCTGACAATCTACATGAGTTTTGTTGGCATTGCTCTAGCAGCCAGTTACCCGTTCGCAAAACGTTTTCACTATATGCCACAGGTTCATCTAGGCATAGCTTTTGGCTGGGCTGCCCCGATGGCTTTTACTGCACAGGCAAATGAAATAACAGCGATTACCTGGCTTATTTTTATGGCCACTATATTATGGGCAACCGCTTATGACACCATGTATGCCATGGCTGACCGTGAAGATGACCTGCAAATTGGTGTGAAGTCCACCGCTATTTTATTTGGTGATGCAGACAAACTCATTGTCGGGTTATTACAGGTATTGTTAATTTTTGACCTGGTTTTAATTGGTAGCAGTTCTAATCTCGGACTTTATTATTACATTGGACTGGCAGCTGCTAGCGGACTCGCGATTTATCAGCAGTATTTAATTAAAGATCGCGACAGGCAAAAATGCATTCAGGCGTTTGTTAATAATAACTGGTTTGGCTTGTGCATATTTATGGGGTTATTTGTTGATTACTATAAAGCATAA
- a CDS encoding pseudouridine synthase: protein MSQLILFNKPYGVICQFSPHEKHQSLSEYISIKDIYPAGRLDHDSEGLLLLTDNGKLQHKISDPKNKMKKTYWVQVDKEITPDAIEQLRKGVMLKDGKTKPAQARIISEPENLWSRDPPVRFRKNIPTSWIELTISEGKNRQVRRMTAAVGFPTLRLIRYQIGCWNLDNISPGKYIEANA, encoded by the coding sequence ATGAGTCAGTTAATTTTATTTAACAAACCTTATGGTGTTATTTGTCAGTTTAGCCCACATGAAAAACATCAGAGTTTGTCTGAATATATTTCTATAAAAGATATTTATCCTGCAGGGCGCCTTGATCATGACTCTGAAGGTTTGTTGTTGTTAACTGATAACGGAAAACTACAGCATAAAATATCAGACCCAAAAAATAAAATGAAAAAAACTTACTGGGTTCAGGTCGATAAAGAAATAACACCTGATGCCATTGAGCAGCTTAGAAAAGGTGTGATGTTAAAAGATGGAAAAACAAAACCAGCTCAGGCGAGAATTATTTCAGAGCCAGAAAATTTATGGTCAAGAGATCCTCCTGTCAGATTTAGAAAAAACATACCGACTAGCTGGATCGAGCTGACGATAAGTGAAGGGAAAAACCGTCAGGTAAGAAGAATGACGGCGGCAGTTGGATTTCCTACGTTACGTTTAATTCGTTATCAAATAGGGTGCTGGAATTTAGATAATATTTCACCTGGTAAATATATTGAGGCAAATGCTTAA
- a CDS encoding flap endonuclease — protein MNKRAYLIDSSIYVFRGWHVFDDAITDRDGNPTNAVYGFTEFLYQLFEQKQPEFIACAFDAHQTNSYRREIFPEYKANRPPAPEELIVQFRYCREFCRAMGIPEFGSNRFEADDIIGTLATRLRDEGFDITIVTADKDLTQLVLGERDAWWDFARGNVLNHKGVEKQFGVKPEKIADMLALAGDKVDNIPGIPGVGYKMASNLLNKFDNVDDILNNIENISKMKFRGSARIQNLVEEHQGLLPTNKRLTEIVTDAVFDNHDQHILWQGIPDEETFHELFDKLNVSDQRRKRWLQI, from the coding sequence ATGAATAAACGCGCCTATTTAATTGATTCCAGTATTTATGTCTTTCGTGGCTGGCATGTCTTTGATGATGCTATTACAGATAGAGATGGAAATCCCACAAATGCAGTATATGGATTTACTGAGTTTTTATATCAACTGTTCGAGCAGAAGCAACCCGAATTTATAGCCTGTGCATTTGATGCTCATCAGACAAACTCTTATCGTCGTGAAATTTTTCCAGAATACAAGGCAAATCGCCCACCAGCACCAGAAGAGCTCATTGTTCAGTTTCGTTATTGTCGAGAATTCTGTCGAGCAATGGGGATACCCGAGTTTGGTAGTAATCGTTTTGAAGCAGATGATATTATTGGTACATTAGCAACTCGCTTAAGAGATGAAGGTTTTGATATTACCATTGTTACTGCGGATAAAGATTTAACGCAACTTGTATTAGGTGAGCGTGATGCGTGGTGGGATTTTGCTCGTGGCAATGTTTTGAATCACAAAGGTGTTGAGAAACAGTTCGGTGTCAAACCGGAAAAAATTGCGGACATGCTTGCATTGGCTGGAGATAAAGTCGATAACATTCCCGGCATCCCGGGAGTGGGATATAAAATGGCATCAAACTTATTAAATAAATTTGATAATGTAGATGATATTTTAAATAATATAGAAAACATCTCAAAAATGAAATTTCGCGGATCAGCTCGCATACAAAATCTGGTTGAAGAGCATCAGGGGTTGTTGCCGACAAACAAACGATTAACTGAAATTGTGACAGATGCTGTTTTTGATAACCATGATCAGCATATTCTCTGGCAAGGTATACCAGACGAAGAAACCTTTCATGAGTTATTTGATAAATTAAATGTGAGTGATCAGAGAAGAAAACGCTGGTTACAGATTTAA